A genomic stretch from Lathyrus oleraceus cultivar Zhongwan6 chromosome 2, CAAS_Psat_ZW6_1.0, whole genome shotgun sequence includes:
- the LOC127123153 gene encoding uncharacterized protein LOC127123153, which produces MAADPPPVERLLGDYGGANAPPGRMTIVNQPVNVAHFQLHPSTIRQLERRPFSGKINEDANKHLQRFLTMTTSLKIEGHSEEAKKLVMFPFTLSEDVEEWFYSLPAGSITTWPQMETTFLNEYFPASVYIRKRYDINFVNGLRMKTKQLIDTAAGGSTNFTTATGIKKIIEAIAANEHLELYDRSVSQPEGIIDLKLASQVVKMEDQVAAEVERRLKKMAIDTQIVAQVQPVQPTQASNCEICGGPHLTAHCVATAQQIEEIKFLRQNNPYSNTYNPGWKNHPNFSWKDQQGHVQNQPQQQQFRPPQQQPYQQQFQQQVPRKADWELAIEKMAAQSSQFQEETRSNLKNTGASIKNLEIQMSQIAQQLAGSQQQGVLPSSTITNPRENNHVNAVTTRNGKSKEVPEKSSEEEDLLLEVDLEIKENEVANEEVISDERVVKDKVIDPKPAFKLPYPTRNKKKGQHEKNFEKFLEMFKKLELNIPFLEALEQMPTYAKFMKDIISKKRTIETNPIILTETCSAILQGMKVPVKKKDRGSVTIPCTIGDRSFKKALIDLGASVSLMPLSIYKRLGIGKIQDTRMTL; this is translated from the exons ATGGCAGCTGACCCACCTCCTGTGGAGAGACTATTAGGTGATTACGGGGGAGCTAATGCCCCGCCTGGAAGGATGACAATCGTGAATCAACCAGTCAATGTTGCCCACTTTCAACTTCATCCCTCAACGATACGGCAACTAGAAAGGAGACCTTTCTCAGGAAAAATTAacgaagatgccaacaagcatttgcaaaggtttctgactatgactacgTCGTTAAAGATTGAGGGGCATTCTGAGGAAGCTAAGAAGCTGGTCATGTTTCCGTTTACATTGTCAGAAGATGTtgaagagtggttctactcttTACCTGCTGGAAGCATCACAACTTGGCCACAGATGGAGACAACTTTTCTCAACGAGTACTTTCCGGCCTCTGTGTACATCCGAAAGAGGTACGACATa aattttgtaaatGGTCTTCGgatgaagactaagcaactcattgacacagcagctggtggctcaacCAACTTTACAACGGCCACTGGTATTAAAAAGATTATCGAAGCCATTGCAGCCAATGAGCACCTGGAGTTGTATGACCGCAGTGTTAGTCAACCCGAAGggataattgacctgaaattGGCAAGTCAAGtggtgaagatggaagatcaagtAGCAGCTGAAGTAGAAAGAAGACTGAAGAAGATGGCTATCGATACTCAAATTGTGGCACAAGTTCAACCGGTTCAACCAACGCAAGCTAGTAATTGTGAAATTTGTGGAGGACCTCATCTTACTGCACATTGCGTTGCAACCGCACAACAAATTGAGGAGATTAAGTTTCTAAGGCAGAACAACCCTTATTCAAATACATACAATCCgggttggaaaaaccatccaaATTTCTCATGGAAGGATCAACAAGGACATGTGCAGAACCAACCACAGCAACAACAATTTCGACCTCCGCAACAACAACCATATCAACAACAGTTTCAGCAACAGGTACCAAGAAAAGCTGATTGGGAGCTTGCCATTGAAAAGATGGCCGCTCAAAGCTCTCAATTTCAAGAAGAGACTCGAAGTAATTTAAAAAACACAGGTGCTTCAATTAAGAATCTTGAAATACAGATGAGTCAGATAGCCCAACAACTAGCGGGTTCTCAACAACAAGGCGTGTTACCGAGTTCTACGATTACTAATCCAAGAGAAAATAATCATGTGAATGCGGTGACCACAAGGAATGGTAAGTCGAAAGAAGTACCTGAAAAGAGTTCTGAAGAAGAAGACTTATTGCTTGAAGTTGATCTAGagataaaagaaaatgaggtCGCGAATGAAGAGGTCATTAGTGATGAAAGAGTGGTCAAAGACAAAGTTATTGATCCAAAACCGGCCTTCAAACTACCATACccaacaagaaataagaagaaagggcagcatgagaaaaactttgagaagttCCTGGAGATGTTTAAAAAGCTTGAGCTAAACATTCCGTTCTTGGAGGCGCTTGAGCAAATGCCTACCTACGCtaagttcatgaaagacatcatctcgAAGAAGCGGACCATAGAGACTAACCCGATCATTCTAACGGAAACTTGTAGTGCcattttgcagggtatgaaggTTCCGGTGAAGAAGAAGGATCGAGGTTCTGTAactattccttgtaccattggagatagatcCTTCAAGAAAGCTCTAATTGATTTGGGAGCGAGTGTAAGCCTTATGCCGCTATCCATTTATAAGAGGTTGGGGATAGGAAAAATTCAAGACACAAGAATGACACTCTAG